From Linepithema humile isolate Giens D197 chromosome 8, Lhum_UNIL_v1.0, whole genome shotgun sequence, one genomic window encodes:
- the LOC105676735 gene encoding homeobox protein onecut-like isoform X7, with translation MEGIGDIGDHQSHSEQLLDSVDSPAAVSTHGRGGGGGSNGNCGGGGGAGGGGGSSGGGGRGGVVGGGRHHNHHHHHHHHHGHHHHHHHHQQQQQQQHQHEVAHEAAAAAAAAAAAGSGGRNGGGGNGGAGGGGGGGGNGGGSVEGMSSSASQSPDIACASLPLELLAAGALGVKEERDLAAAEDLSSSQDPPSVGGGGGGGGDSGGGGGNGGGGGGGGGNGGIAGNGDGGRAVGGGNGNGNSNGGNGSNGGGGGGGSGSGGSSSSGGGGRQSARESLSVIVPPQDVDVDSRDADDSELLSPGKLSPTSGISVSVASMIDATDFRAMQPEPTYQTLTSVAERMSPPGFSPGSSYATLTPLQPLPPISTMSDKFVYGGHAAGGVTGSFAVMQNNGLGNIGLGMGGSPYAYDKLPSMSMSPPHNYPSPGAGLQPSPLSPQSAYSQSGLNSPHKSSASPHYDQGFLPRLQQSPAALSPSSPPAVTATASFAPSHHSPPGTHSVPSAASPPPTMQTQLQQQQQQQQQQQQQQQQQQQQQQQSIPQQQTISHTQHVQHTSVVMKTVSAAGNPGAGEVEEINTKELAQRISAELKRYSIPQAIFAQRVLCRSQGTLSDLLRNPKPWSKLKSGRETFRRMWKWLQEPEYQRMSALRLADYQMRNVNVRSVNSKRRKTPSSSCFCTDSTTRNMQEERRDGEPGRTPTGRPQETAAGFHRPSAPYSTGYF, from the coding sequence ATGGAAGGTATAGGGGACATAGGCGATCATCAATCGCATAGCGAGCAATTACTGGACTCGGTCGATTCCCCGGCGGCGGTGTCTACGCATGGCCGGGGCGGTGGGGGCGGCTCGAATGGGAACTGTGGCGGCGGTGGAGGcgcaggaggaggaggaggaagcagCGGTGGTGGAGGTAGGGGCGGCGTGGTCGGTGGGGGTAGGCATCACaaccaccaccaccatcatcatcaccatcacggccaccaccaccatcaccACCATCatcaacagcagcagcagcagcagcatcaACACGAGGTCGCACAcgaagcagcagcagcagcagcagcagcggcggcAGCGGGGAGCGGTGGTAGGAACGGCGGAGGCGGCAACGGGGGTgccggtggtggtggtggtggtggtggtaaCGGAGGAGGTAGCGTCGAGGGTATGTCTTCGTCGGCCTCTCAAAGCCCCGACATCGCGTGCGCGAGCCTACCGCTGGAACTGCTCGCGGCTGGCGCGCTCGGCGTCAAGGAGGAGCGAGACCTCGCCGCCGCGGAGGACCTGTCGTCGTCCCAGGATCCGCCGAGCgtcggcggcggtggtggtggcggcggtgatagtggtggcggcggcggcaacggtggcggcggcggcggcggcggcggtaaCGGCGGAATCGCAGGCAACGGCGACGGCGGACGCGCCGTCGGTGGCGGCAACGGCAACGGCAACAGCAACGGAGGCAACGGTAgtaacggcggcggcggtggcggcggtagTGGCAGTGGtggtagtagtagtagtggCGGCGGTGGCAGGCAGAGCGCGCGGGAGTCCCTGTCGGTGATCGTGCCGCCTCAGGACGTGGACGTGGACTCGCGCGACGCCGACGACTCGGAGCTCCTCAGTCCGGGCAAGCTATCGCCTACGTCGGGGATCAGCGTGTCGGTCGCGAGCATGATCGACGCGACGGACTTCAGGGCGATGCAGCCGGAGCCGACGTATCAGACGCTGACCTCGGTGGCCGAGAGGATGTCGCCACCCGGCTTCAGTCCGGGCTCGTCGTACGCCACGCTGACGCCGCTGCAGCCGTTACCGCCGATTTCGACAATGAGCGACAAGTTCGTTTACGGTGGTCACGCGGCCGGCGGTGTCACCGGTAGCTTCGCCGTCATGCAGAACAACGGCCTGGGTAACATCGGCCTCGGTATGGGCGGCTCGCCGTACGCGTACGATAAATTGCCGTCGATGAGCATGTCACCGCCGCACAATTATCCGTCACCGGGCGCCGGCCTGCAACCGAGCCCGCTGTCACCGCAGAGCGCGTACAGTCAGAGCGGCCTCAATTCGCCGCACAAATCCTCCGCGAGTCCTCATTACGATCAGGGCTTTTTGCCGCGGCTGCAGCAGAGTCCGGCGGCGCTTAGCCCGTCCTCGCCGCCGGCCGTCACGGCCACGGCGAGTTTCGCGCCATCGCATCATTCACCGCCCGGCACGCACTCGGTGCCGAGCGCGGCCTCGCCGCCGCCGACGATGCAGACGCagctgcagcagcagcagcagcagcaacagcagcagcagcagcaacagcagcagcagcagcagcagcagcagcagtcgATACCGCAGCAACAGACGATATCGCACACGCAGCACGTGCAGCACACGTCGGTCGTGATGAAGACGGTGTCGGCGGCGGGCAATCCCGGCGCCGGCGAGGTCGAGGAGATCAACACGAAGGAGCTCGCGCAGCGGATCAGCGCCGAGCTCAAGAGGTACAGCATACCGCAGGCGATCTTCGCGCAGCGCGTGCTGTGCCGCAGCCAGGGCACCCTCAGCGACCTGCTGCGCAATCCGAAGCCCTGGTCCAAGCTCAAGAGCGGCCGCGAGACCTTCCGACGGATGTGGAAGTGGCTGCAGGAGCCCGAGTATCAGAGAATGTCGGCCTTACGGCTAGCAG